A section of the Ictalurus punctatus breed USDA103 chromosome 8, Coco_2.0, whole genome shotgun sequence genome encodes:
- the LOC100305119 gene encoding novel immune-type receptor 16 precursor (The RefSeq protein has 4 substitutions compared to this genomic sequence): MAPIWTIILFLSTISPALSVDFSRPSFLSVKSGERVTLKCPFGDIRKAESVVWYKLVFGEMPQKVGEILAYKDLKIWPEFKTSGFIMLVTDNGISLTIPHIKKDDGGLYYCEKCNLDDVSLSNGTFLAVTGDGDVKVSVFQSGVSDSVPAGASVTLQCSVLSESRSAELQVLWFRAAPPQSHPQIIYTHHNSSHQCESGSSTHTCVYNFSKNILSLNDTGTYYCAVAVCGKIIFGNGTQVQLENVSDLGW; encoded by the exons ATGGCTCCGATCTggacaattattttatttctcagcACAATAT CTCCAGCTCTAGCTGTGGATTTTTCCAGGCCATCATTCCTCTCAGTGAAGTCTGGAGAACGTGTTACTCTTAAATGCCCATTTGGAGACATTCGTAAGGCTGAAAGTGTGGTCTGGTACAAACTTGTATTTGGAGAGATGCCGCAAAAAGTGGGAGAAATATTAGCATATAAGGATTTAAAAATTTGGCCGGAGTTCAAGACTTCAGGATTTATAATGTTGGTGACTGATAACGGCATTTCTCTAACAATTCCACACATAAAAAAAGATGATGGAGGACTTTACTActgtgaaaaatgtaacttGGATGATGTTTCATTATCCAATGGAACATTCTTGGCTGTAACAG GTGATGGAGATGTAAAAGTGTCAGTGTTCCAGAGCGGCGTGTCGGACTCGGTTCCTGCAGGAGAGTCAGTGACTCTGCAGTGCTCGGTTCTCTCTGAGAGCAGATCAGCAGATCTCCAAGTGCTCTGGTTCAGAGCTGCTCCACCACAATCCCATCCtcaaatcatttacactcatcACAACAGCAGCCATCAGTGTGAGAGCGGctcttctacacacacctgtgtgtacaaCTTCTCCAAGAACATCCTCAGCCTCAATGATACTGGAACTTACCACTGCGCTGTGGCCGTGTGTGGGAAGATCATTTTTGGGAACGGGACCCAAGTACAATTGGAGAACGTTTCAGATTTGGGTTGGTAA
- the LOC124625979 gene encoding uncharacterized protein LOC124625979: MRYKNTLESPRNEKMSAFWILILIFMTTYTVQPGRRWVTAQSLTEAPVYQPDKELSVNIGNSATLRCCVSGEQIQIIDWFKQPNREKPQIIVTVFKDAKETFYNGFQESRFHIERSSNCFNVTVLNIIQSDEAMYYCALTRPNTVFADGTYLKIKSDHVTIASETSKPALCDNSEYFKNITLHGNDTNSSTHEKTVFALGTALGLCVLLNFCLTCCILRRKYDKMDTSIESSPRKGQESGAETVNYAALQFRKRNAKAEKRKTGSDECVYSDVKLNIQHCSS; the protein is encoded by the exons ATGAGATACAAAAACACTCTGGAATCTCcaagaaatgaaaaaatgagCGCTTTCTGGATTTTAATTTTGATCTTCATGACCACGT atacagTCCAACCTGGTAGACGCTGGGTTACTGCACAATCCCTCACAGAGGCACCAGTTTATCAGCCTGATAAAGAGCTCAGTGTGAATATTGGAAACTCGGCTACTCTGCGGTGTTGTGTTTCTGGAGAACAAATCCAAATAATAGACTGGTTTAAGCAACCAAACAGAGAAAAACCTCAGATTATAGTCACGGTATTTAAAGATGCTAAAGAAACATTTTACAATGGATTCCAAGAGTCTCGTTTCCATATAGAAAGATCTTCAAACTGCTTCAATGTGACCGTTTTAAACATCATTCAGTCTGATGAAGCCATGTACTACTGTGCACTGACGAGACCCAACACTGTGTTTGCAGATggaacttatttaaaaattaaaa GTGATCATGTTACTATTGCATCAGAAACATCTAAACCAGCTCTGTGTGATAATTCAGAGTACTTCAAAAATATCACACTACATGGAAACGACACTAACAGTAGCACACACGAGAAAACAG TGTTCGCTTTGGGAACGGCGTTGGGCTTGTGTGTACTTCTGAATTTCTGTCTTACTTGTTGCATACTGAGAAGAAAATATGATAAAA TGGACACTTCTATAGAAAGTTCCCCAAGAAAggggcag GAATCTGGTGCTGAAACAGTGAATTACGCCGCTTTGCAATTCCGAAAGAGGAACGccaaagctgagaaaagaaaaactggCTCAGATGAATGTGTGTACTCTGatgtaaaattaaacattcagCATTGTTCATCATGA
- the LOC108268724 gene encoding uncharacterized protein LOC108268724, with protein sequence MQHTDLKMIMVMWIKVVLFNKFVPAQTNSVHQANPVITATAGDNVTLQCFLLGEQNTEPIVWYKQAGGHEPSLVAVVQKAQDPIYKDKVNSPRFRIEKGSKNCHLKIINVNPSDEAMYYCGLITFYTVFAKGTFLSVKGDGDVKVSVFQSGVSDSVPAGVSVTLLCSVLSESRSAELQVLWFRAAPPQSHPQIIYTHHNSSHQCESGSSTHTCVYNFSKNILSLNDTGTYYCAVAVCGKIIFGNGTRVQLQNFETSFNPVVICLGTALLICGILISVQAVLLCKMKNCQQFRERFQHRSAINTETTNTQDHDAVELNYAALHFNERKTKRVREHRGRPQDSVYSEVKSSSITH encoded by the exons ATGCAGCACACAGACCTCAAGATGATAATGGTCATGTGGATTAAAGTGGTGCTGTTTAATAAATTTG TTCCTGCACAAACAAACAGCGTCCATCAGGCGAACCCGGTGATCACTGCTACTGCTGGTGATAACGTGACTCTACAGTGCTTTCTGCTGGGAGAACAAAATACTGAACCCATCGTCTGGTACAAGCAAGCAGGAGGACACGAACCTTCTTTAGTGGCTGTGGTACAGAAAGCACAGGATCCCATTTACAAAGATAAAGTAAATTCTCCAAGATTCAGAATCGAGAAAGGAAGCAAGAACTGTCATTTGAAGATAATCAACGTGAACCCATCAGATGAGGCCATGTATTACTGTGGCttgattacattttacacagtattTGCAAAAGGAACATTTTTATCAGTGAAAG GTGATGGAGATGTAAAAGTGTCAGTGTTCCAGAGCGGCGTGTCGGACTCGGTTCCTGCAGGAGTGTCAGTGACTCTGCTGTGCTCGGTTCTCTCTGAGAGCAGATCAGCAGAACTCCAAGTGCTCTGGTTCAGAGCTGCTCCACCACAATCCCATCCtcaaatcatttacactcatcACAACAGCAGCCATCAGTGTGAGAGCGGctcttctacacacacctgtgtgtacaaCTTCTCCAAGAACATCCTCAGCCTCAATGATACTGGAACTTACTACTGCGCTGTGGCCGTGTGTGGGAAGATCATTTTTGGGAACGGGACACGAGTACAACTGCAGAACTTTG AAACATCCTTTAATCCTGTCGTGATCTGTCTGGGAACTGCTTTATTAATATGTGGGATTCTGATCTCTGTTCAAGCTGTTTTACTCTGTAAAATGAAAAACTGCCAACAATTCAGAG agAGATTTCAGCATCGTTCTGCGATAAACACTGAGACGACGAACACTCAG GACCATGATGCTGTAGAACTGAATTATGCTGCcttacattttaatgaaaggAAAACtaaaagagtgagagaacatCGAGGTCGACCTCAAGACAGCGTGTACTCTGAAGTGAAATCTTCCAGCATTACTCACTAA
- the LOC100305001 gene encoding novel immune-type receptor 13 (The RefSeq protein has 1 substitution compared to this genomic sequence), whose amino-acid sequence MTGSWNLVLIISTMYTGQSGRLWVTAQSPKPGVYQSDKKLSVDIGNSATLQCCLFEKVDEEIIWFKQQNRKQPQIIVRFFKTAGETFYSEFQNPRFRIKKHGNCFNMTISNTTMSDEATYYCALVFADGTYLKIKGDHVTTASETSKPALCDNSVVCEPTLHGNNSNMNTHKKTVLGLGMALGLCALLIFCLIYFILRRRKLNASIEDSPGMRESDAETLNYAALQFAKRKAKADKRKTGLSEDCVYSDVK is encoded by the exons atgactggTTCCTGGAATTTAGTACTGATCATCAGCACCATGT atacAGGCCAGTCTGgtagactctgggttactgcacAATCCCCAAAGCCAGGTGTTTATCAGTCTGATAAAAAGCTCAGTGTGGATATCGGCAACTCGGCCACTCTGCAATGCTGTCTTTTCGAAAAAGTAGACGAAGAAATAATCTGGTTTAagcaacaaaacagaaaacagccTCAGATTATAGTCAGATTCTTTAAAACTGCTGGAGAAACATTTTACAGTGAATTCCAAAATCCTCGTTTCCgaataaaaaaacatggaaactgcTTCAATATGACCATTTCAAACACCACGATGTCTGATGAAGCCACGTACTACTGTGCACTCGTGTTTGCAGACGGgacttatttaaaaattaaag GTGATCATGTTACTACTGCATCAGAAACATCTAAACCAGCTCTGTGTGATAATTCAGTGGTGTGTGAACCAACACTGCATGGAAACAACAgtaacatgaacacacacaagaaaacag TGCTCGGTTTGGGAATGGCTTTGGGTTTGTGCGCACTTCtgattttctgtctcatttatttCATACTGAGGAGAAGAAAAC TGAACGCTTCAATAGAGGATTCTCCAGGAATGAGG GAATCCGATGCTGAAACACTGAACTACGCAGCTTTGCAATTCGCCAACAGGAAAGCCAAAGCTGATAAAAGAAAAACTGGTTTATCGGAGGATTGTGTGTACTCTGATGTGAAATAC